A genomic segment from Vidua macroura isolate BioBank_ID:100142 chromosome Z, ASM2450914v1, whole genome shotgun sequence encodes:
- the F2R gene encoding proteinase-activated receptor 1: protein MRPWALLCALALLCCPPPRPGFPNNSSIPHIRSFSMRFSSSTEADLIPVDGDTENDLEVGSGATNQTASFLHEQRMMSVQTARYLTSPWLTRFVPSVYTLVLVLSLPLNITAILVFLKKMKIEKPAVIYMLNLALADVLFVSVLPFKIVYHFSGNDWVFGSLMCRFITAAFFCNMYCSIMLMTSISFDRFLAVVYPMQSLGWRTLTRASLVCFIIWFVAITGVIPFLLREQTMEIPRLNITTCHDVLRESELHSYYLHFFSVFSSVFFIVPFIISTVCYVCIIRCLSSSTIVAKQNKKTRALLLCVAVFSVFVVCFGPTNVLLLIHYIHFSYDNSLEYLYFAYLLCVSISSISCCIDPFIYYYASSQYQRQFFSLFNCKKTFDPSSSNSSGQLMSTTSTRRATLTTNVNNSVYRKLLAMH, encoded by the coding sequence GCTTTCCAAATAACAGCAGCATACCACACATCAGAAGTTTTTCCATGCGTTTTTCTTCCAGTACGGAGGCTGATCTTATTCCTGTTGATGGTGATACTGAAAATGACTTGGAAGTTGGATCAGGAGCCACCAATCAGACTGCATCATTCCTACATGAACAGCGAATGATGTCAGTTCAAACGGCAAGATACCTCACTAGTCCGTGGCTGACTCGTTTTGTTCCTTCAGTTTACACCCTAGTGCTTGTGCTGAGTCTGCCTCTGAACATTACAGCAATACTCGTGTTtctgaaaaagatgaaaattgaAAAGCCAGCTGTAATATACATGCTGAATTTGGCCCTTGCAGATGTTCTCTTTGTAAGTGTGCTTCCATTTAAGATTGTTTATCACTTTTCTGGAAATGACTGGGTTTTTGGGTCTCTGATGTGCCGTTTcatcactgctgccttcttCTGCAACATGTACTGCTCGATAATGCTTATGACGAGCATCAGCTTTGATCGCTTCTTAGCAGTGGTGTACCCCATGCAGTCCCTGGGGTGGCGTACACTAACTCGTGCCTCTCTGGTTTGTTTCATCATATGGTTTGTAGCAATAACTGGCGTTATACCTTTTCTCCTACGAGAGCAAACAATGGAAATACCCAGGTTAAATATAACTACGTGCCATGATGTGCTGAGAGAATCTGAACTTCACAGCTATTACCTCCActtcttctctgtcttctcttctgtgtttttcatAGTACCATTTATAATTTCTACTGTCTGTTATGTGTGTATCATTCGCTGTCTTAGTTCTTCCACCATTgttgcaaagcaaaacaagaagaCACGTGCCTTGCTCTTGTGTGTggctgttttttctgttttcgTTGTTTGCTTTGGACCTACAAATGTTCTTCTCTTAATTCATTATATCCATTTTTCATATGACAACAGCTTAGAGTATCTCTACTTTGCCTATCTACTCTGTGTTTCTATCAGCAGCATTAGCTGCTGCATTGACCCCTTTATTTACTACTATGCTTCTTCTCAGTATCAGAGACAATTTTTCAGTCTCTTCAATTGTAAAAAGACTTTTGATCCCAGTAGTAGTAACAGCAGTGGCCAGTTGATGTCTACCACTAGTACTAGAAGGGCTACGTTGACAACTAATGTGAATAACAGTGTCTACAGAAAATTGCTAGCAATGCATTGA